One Williamsia phyllosphaerae DNA segment encodes these proteins:
- a CDS encoding flavin-containing monooxygenase — MTGTSKKRTDLNDKPVVDTAIIGAGFAGIGAAIRLRQSGVEDFVLLERDTRPGGTWRDNTYPGAACDIPSRLYSYSFAPNPDWSKTYSGSAEILSYIDTMVADHDLDRRIRYGATVTGVVFDEANGVWECAIADSDPLYARTVVVASGPLSTPGYPDITGIEEFAGKRMHSADWDHDYDFTGKKVGVIGTGASGVQVIPELVRSAAQVSVFQRTPGWVLPRINPSVSARTKKAYARIPLLQSASRAAWFWGHESVALGVVWNSPLTRVVEAVSKISMRAQVKDPWMRRQLTPDFRAGCKRLLMTSAYYPALQEDNCRLITWPIARISEKGVRTVEGVEHQFDALVFATGFEVSKQGTPIPITGRDGRVLGDEWSRGAYAYKSIAVSGYPNLYFTFGPNSGPGHSSALVYMEAQIDAIVMAVTTVLRRRLAVLDVHPTAQADYNADIQRRLEKTTWNSGCKSWYLTEDGFNATMFPGFASQYVAQMRGIDLTHDFTAVALAPDDVEASVRTR, encoded by the coding sequence ATGACCGGGACTTCGAAGAAGCGCACCGACCTCAACGACAAGCCCGTGGTCGACACCGCCATCATCGGAGCCGGTTTCGCCGGCATCGGTGCCGCGATCCGGCTGCGGCAGAGCGGTGTCGAGGACTTCGTGCTCCTCGAGCGCGACACCCGACCGGGCGGCACGTGGCGCGACAACACCTATCCCGGTGCCGCATGCGACATCCCGTCGCGGCTGTACTCGTACTCCTTTGCACCCAACCCGGACTGGAGCAAGACCTACTCCGGCAGTGCCGAGATCCTCTCCTACATCGACACGATGGTCGCCGACCACGACCTCGATCGGCGGATCCGTTACGGCGCCACCGTGACCGGTGTCGTCTTCGACGAGGCCAACGGCGTATGGGAATGTGCCATCGCCGACTCCGACCCGCTGTACGCCCGCACCGTCGTGGTGGCGTCGGGGCCGCTGTCGACGCCGGGGTACCCCGACATCACCGGCATCGAGGAGTTCGCGGGCAAGCGCATGCACAGCGCCGACTGGGACCACGACTACGACTTCACCGGCAAGAAGGTCGGTGTAATCGGCACCGGGGCCAGTGGGGTGCAGGTCATCCCCGAACTGGTCCGCTCGGCGGCGCAGGTGTCGGTGTTCCAACGGACCCCGGGCTGGGTGCTCCCACGCATCAACCCGTCGGTCAGCGCGCGGACGAAGAAGGCCTATGCGCGGATCCCGTTGCTGCAGTCGGCCTCCCGTGCGGCCTGGTTCTGGGGCCATGAGTCGGTCGCCCTGGGTGTCGTGTGGAACTCGCCGCTGACGCGGGTCGTCGAGGCCGTCTCGAAGATCAGCATGCGGGCCCAGGTGAAGGACCCGTGGATGCGGCGACAGCTCACGCCCGACTTCCGGGCCGGTTGCAAGCGCCTGCTCATGACCAGCGCCTACTACCCGGCGCTGCAGGAGGACAACTGCCGACTGATCACGTGGCCCATCGCCCGCATCAGCGAGAAGGGGGTGCGGACGGTCGAGGGTGTCGAGCACCAGTTCGACGCGCTCGTGTTCGCGACCGGCTTCGAGGTCTCCAAGCAGGGCACGCCCATCCCGATCACCGGCCGTGACGGACGCGTCCTCGGTGACGAGTGGAGTCGAGGCGCATACGCGTACAAGAGCATCGCCGTCTCCGGCTACCCGAACCTGTACTTCACCTTCGGCCCCAACTCCGGCCCTGGACACAGCTCGGCGCTGGTGTACATGGAGGCCCAGATCGACGCGATCGTCATGGCGGTCACCACGGTGCTGCGTCGTCGACTCGCGGTGCTCGACGTACATCCCACCGCGCAGGCGGATTACAACGCCGACATCCAGCGACGTCTGGAGAAGACGACGTGGAACTCCGGCTGCAAGAGCTGGTACCTCACCGAGGACGGCTTCAACGCGACGATGTTCCCGGGGTTCGCGAGTCAGTACGTCGCACAGATGCGCGGTATCGATCTGACCCATGATTTCACCGCCGTGGCGCTCGCGCCGGACGATGTGGAGGCATCTGTCCGGACGCGATGA
- a CDS encoding SDR family NAD(P)-dependent oxidoreductase yields MSKSPNRTRNANAVVTGAGSGIGRAFALELARRGSRVVCSDIDGDRVKETVSMIDRLTSGRAYPVFCDVSVSEDVDELAAQAQDWFGAPTSLMINNAGVGIGGKPVGEIGIDDWQWALGINLWGMVYGSEKFLPQLREAGRGGLINVASTAAFSAAPGMAAYNVGKAGVLALSETIAAELGGTDLAVTVLCPTFVKTNVAVDGRITADASKLAGTLMRYTGLSPDRVAKGTLNAHDRGQLYVVPQLDAKAIWSAKRHLPRTYTAGLGLLNRILPQTGAPSAVPALTTTVGE; encoded by the coding sequence ATGAGCAAGTCACCCAACAGGACCCGCAACGCCAATGCGGTGGTCACTGGCGCCGGCAGTGGCATCGGCCGCGCCTTCGCGCTCGAGCTGGCCCGTCGCGGGTCGCGCGTCGTCTGCTCCGACATCGACGGTGACCGCGTCAAGGAGACCGTGTCCATGATCGACCGGCTCACCTCCGGTCGCGCCTACCCGGTCTTCTGCGACGTCTCGGTGAGCGAGGACGTCGACGAGCTCGCGGCGCAGGCACAGGACTGGTTCGGTGCGCCCACCTCGCTGATGATCAACAACGCGGGCGTCGGTATCGGCGGCAAACCGGTGGGCGAGATCGGCATCGACGACTGGCAGTGGGCGCTCGGGATCAACCTGTGGGGCATGGTCTACGGCTCGGAGAAGTTCCTCCCGCAGCTGCGCGAGGCCGGTCGTGGGGGTCTGATCAACGTCGCGTCCACCGCCGCGTTCTCCGCGGCGCCCGGAATGGCCGCGTACAACGTCGGCAAGGCCGGCGTGCTGGCCCTGTCGGAGACGATCGCGGCAGAACTGGGCGGCACCGACCTCGCCGTCACCGTGCTGTGCCCGACCTTCGTCAAGACCAACGTCGCGGTCGACGGACGCATCACCGCCGACGCGTCGAAGCTCGCCGGGACGCTCATGCGCTACACCGGCCTCTCACCTGACCGCGTCGCCAAGGGCACGCTGAACGCCCACGACCGCGGACAGCTCTACGTGGTCCCGCAGCTCGACGCGAAGGCGATCTGGTCGGCCAAACGACATCTGCCGCGCACGTACACGGCAGGACTCGGCCTGCTCAACCGGATCCTGCCCCAGACGGGGGCGCCGTCCGCCGTGCCTGCCCTCACCACGACCGTAGGAGAATGA